The stretch of DNA ATGGTTCCGCCGCATGATCTCGAAAACCTTGCCGCAGGCCGCTCACCCGGCAGCGTGCGGAAGGTTCCCGGGCGCGTCTCCGATCGACCATCCTCCGTCGACCGGGATATTTGCACCCGTAACGTAGCTGGCAGCATCGCTGCACAAAAAAACAAACGCCCCAACCAGGTCCTGCGGCTGGCCCGGCCTGCCCATAGGGATCTTGGCGGCTACCGCTTTGCGGAACGCCGGGTCGCCGTAGCGCGCGGCATTGGCTTCGATCTCGATCGCACCCGGCGAAACCACATTCAGCGTGACGCCGCGATGGCCGGTTTCGCGCGCAATCGACCTGATCGCGGTCAACTGCGCCGCCTTGAGCGACGCATAAACAACCGTTTCCGCCCGCGGCCGCACCGCCATGATACTGCCTGTGGCGACGACCCTGCCCCAGCCCCGCTCGGCCATCGGTGGAACCAGCTTTGCCGTCAGCGTCAGCAGCGCCGAAAAATTCGATGCCACATGGGCGTTGACATGCGCCTCATCCAATTCCTGCCAGGGCCGCCGATGTTCGATGGCGGCATTGGCAATGAGGATATCGATCGGGCCGTATGTTCCCAGCACTTCATCGGCAAAAGCCCGCGTCGCACGCCCGTCGGTGAAGTCTGCTTCCAGTACCGGCGCTGTGCCGCCGGTCGCCCGGGCCACCTCACGCGCACCCGTCTCATTGCCGAAATGATGCAGGATCAGTTCCGCTCCATGCTCCGCAAGGCCAAGCGCAACAGCCCGGCCGATGCCGGAACTGCCACCGGTTACCAGCACGCGCCGGCCTTTCAGTGAGAAGCGCGCGGCGCTCATCGCTCGGCATCTTTCAACTTGTCGGCCACCTCGAGCGAGGCAATGTCGGCAGCTTCGAAATGCTCCCGGATTTTTTGCTCGGCGAGATCGGCATCACCAACTGCAATTGCATCGTAGATCGCCTGATGCCGGTCAATCGTTGCCCGCCAGTCAGCGTCGCTGCGATTGGCGCGACGTGAAAACAATTCCGACACCTCGCGCTGCACGGAACGCATGCTCTCCATGTGCACGCGGATCATGTAATTACCCGTCGTCACGGCAAGGCCAAGGTGAAACAGGATATCGGCGGCGGTAAAGCCGGAAGGCTCCTGCACGGAAGCCAGCATGCCCGCCAAGCCCTGCCGCATGATATCCAGACCTTCCGGATCGCGACGTTCGGCAGCGAGCCGGGCAATTCCCGTCTCGACGACGCGGCGCATTTCATTGGCTTCGCGCAGCCGCTTGAGACTGGAACGCACCGCGTAGCCGTAGATTTTGTCCATCGAGTCGCCGCTCAGCGCCTTGGCGCGGGCAACCTTGCCTTGTTGGGTGAAGATCAGCCCGGCTGCCGTCAGCTGGCGAAGCGCCTCGCGGGCGATCGGCTTCGAGACACCGAACTCCCTGGCGATCTCCCCTTCGGGCGGCAACGGCTCGCCAGGCGAGATGCGTCCATCAAAGAGTGCGGCGGCAATCGCATCGGACACCCCATCCGCCAACCGCGAAGGGTTGGGCGGCTTGGCGGTGAAAACGGGTTTCCTTTCGGGAATTTCAGTCATCTCGGTCCTCATATTCACAAAGCTAACATGCAGTTTCCAACTTAGCAACTAGGTTTATCAGTTGCCAAGTCGCCAACATCTAGCTAGGAATAACAGACACGCCCCAAAGCAGCGAGCAAAACCAAGAGCAGCGAGCAAAACATTGGGAACGAAAGAGCCGATGGATTCTGTGCAACGTTCGACCGGACAGGCGATCCTCATTTCAGATGTCGTCGCCCATCCGCTCAGCCAGACGCTGCCCAAACCGACCGTCACGTCCTGGGGCACCTATCACAAGGTCTCGATGGTTCTCGTCGAGGTGCGCACCGATGCCGGCATCGTCGGCGTCGGGGAGGTTTTGGCCCGGTTTTCGCCCAAGGCTTATGCGGAACTGATCGAAACCTCGTTAAAACCACGGCTGATCGGACAGGACGCACGCAATATCGGCGCGCTCTGGCAATCCATGCGGCGCTCGCTGTCAGGCCGCGCCGGCGGCATGCTGATCGAGGCGATCGCTGGCGTCGATATTGCGCTGTGGGACATCATGGGCAAGGCCGCCGGCATGCCGATCGCCAAGCTGCTTGGCGGCATCGGCCGGGAAGCGATCGAGGTCTATGCCGCCGCCGTAAACTGGGTCGACGATGCTGAGGCGGATCGGGAACTGGAGCGCTATATCGGCGAGGGATTCCCGCGCATCAAAGTCAAGATGGCCAATCCCGTCAGGGAAGCCTGCCGGCGCATCGAACGGCTGCGCAAGCGCGCCGGCGACGATATCGAACTCTGTGTCGATGCCAACTGGGCCTATGATCTGGACCAGGCGATCGAAGTCGGCAGGGCGCTTTCGGCCAACGGCTACTTCTGGTTCGAGGAGCCGCTGGCGCCGGAAAACGAGCAAGGCTACGTAGAACTTCGCAAACGCTGCGACGTGCCGCTCGCAGCCGGAGAGAGCAACTTTACCGCCGATCAGGCGCAGCGTCTCGTCGCCAACCGAACCCTTTCAATTCTGCAGCCGGATGTCGCGCGTGCCGGCGGCATATCCGAAACACGGCGTATGGCCGACTATGCCGCCCTGCACGATGTGGGCTACGCCCCGCATATCGGCATGTCCGGCATTATCTGCGAGACGGCCAGCGCGCATCTGGCGGCCGCCCTTCCGAATTTCCGGGTGATGGAATGCGAATGCGATCTTAGCCCCTTCAAGCGCGACCTGGCCGATCTGGCGCCCGGCTGCCTACGCCAGAAGAATGGCCGGCTCGACGTGCCGACACGGCCGGGTCTCGGCATCGAAATCGATTGGGGCGCCGTCAAACGGCTCCGCATACAGTGAGGTCAACGCCATAATGACGACATCAGTCCCCTCTTCCACAGCCGACATGATGGAAGCCATGAGGCTCGCCATGCTTCGCGCAGATCCGGCGCTCAGCCGTTTCGATCCTCTGCCGCGCATCCTGTCCTTTGACGATTTTTCGCGCGGGCATTGCGGCTGGTCACAGTTGGTCGGCAATTACGAGGACAGCCTCGACGTCATGCTGCCCGGCTTTGCCCAGCACTCGAGCGCCATGCTCTCAACGCTCGGGCATTGGGATGCAGGATCCCACGGCGGTATGGATTCGTCCTATGCGCTGAAAATCGCCACAAAGGCGAAACCCGGTGCGCAGAACGTTGCAATCAAGCGCCATACCTTCCGCAAGCGCGGGCCGATCCGCTTCGAGATTTTCTTCACGTTCAAGCCGGAGGCGACGGAACTGAAACTATCGGAAACCGACGTGCGATCGATCGGCTTCCTGTTCGACCTGCAATGCGGTGATCGCGACGGAGACGGCGAGCGGGTTATGCCACATCTGCGCTTTCTCAACGCACTCGACGGCAAGCACCTGCAGAAATGGCAGTACAAACGTGAGACCACGTCCTTCACCGCCATCGGCCGGGAAGACAAGACCGTTAGCCACTATCACCTGGCGCCTGAAGGCTGGCTGGACTTGCCGGATGGTGAACAACGGCTCTGCTACAACGAGATCCCGACGAAGGTGAACTGGAGCTATATGCGCTTCGATTTCGACCTCGCCTCCATGAAGGCGACCGGCTTGCAGTGCAACGACCGGAATTTCGATGTGTCCGGCTTCGAGTCGATCCGGATTCCGGCGATGAAAAACCTCTGGTGCATGCTGAACTTCTGCCTGTTCGCCGAGACGGATGTCGCCAAGCGTGCCTTTCTCTACGTCGATTCCATCTGCATTTCAGGGGATTTTTGATGCTTCCCGAAAACATCACGGCGGTGATAACCCGCAATGAGCGCTGGAGCGGTGACGCCGCGAGCGAACCCTATGAGGCCGGCTGGGCGCATGAAGCCGTGTTCTTTATTCGAGCATTGAAGCCTCCCGTCGGCACTGTACCCAAGGGCTGGGTGGAGATCTCGCCTGACGGCATGCACTGGGTTCGCGAAGGAACGGAATTCGCCATGCCGGGCGAACAGGACGGCGTTGCCGTGGCCCGGCTCAACGCCTTCGGCAATTGGCTGCGCGTTGCAACCCGCTTTGCCGATGGCGCCGAATGCACCGTGCTGGTGACCCTTCATCTGAAGGCCTGACTTGAGAAAACACGGGTATATAGCTTCCGCGCTTTCTCCTTCCGTCAGCCAAGATAGGCGCCCTGGGCCAGAAGTTCCCTGCGCAAATCCGCGTAGTCGACATGCCGGGGGCTTGCCCTGTTGCCGACCGAAAGTGCCGCGGCAACACCGGCCGCCTGGCCGAGCGCAAAACAGGGCGGCATGACGCGAATGGCGCTGAGCGCCTCATGCGTCGCCGAGACCGCGCGGCCGGACACCAGCAGGCCCTCATGAACGCGTGGCAGCATGACGCGGTAAGGTATCTGGTAGATATTGGCGGCATCGAGCCCCGCGCCACCGGTCCCACCGCCCGAGCCTGTGGGGTCGTGAATATCGAGCGGATAGCCGCACAACGCCACGACATCTTCGAAGGCGCGGCCGGAATGCAAATCTTGCAGCGTCAGTTCGTAGGCGCCATCGATCCGTCGGGTTTCCCGCACGCCGATCTGGGTTGCCGTGTCCCGCAGTTCCACCTGTTCGAAGCCGGGCAGATTGTCGCGG from Rhizobium leguminosarum bv. trifolii WSM1325 encodes:
- a CDS encoding short-chain dehydrogenase/reductase SDR (PFAM: short-chain dehydrogenase/reductase SDR; NAD-dependent epimerase/dehydratase~KEGG: smd:Smed_3585 short-chain dehydrogenase/reductase SDR) translates to MSAARFSLKGRRVLVTGGSSGIGRAVALGLAEHGAELILHHFGNETGAREVARATGGTAPVLEADFTDGRATRAFADEVLGTYGPIDILIANAAIEHRRPWQELDEAHVNAHVASNFSALLTLTAKLVPPMAERGWGRVVATGSIMAVRPRAETVVYASLKAAQLTAIRSIARETGHRGVTLNVVSPGAIEIEANAARYGDPAFRKAVAAKIPMGRPGQPQDLVGAFVFLCSDAASYVTGANIPVDGGWSIGDAPGNLPHAAG
- a CDS encoding GntR domain protein (PFAM: GntR domain protein; regulatory protein GntR HTH~SMART: regulatory protein GntR HTH~KEGG: bps:BPSS2073 GntR family regulator protein) → MTEIPERKPVFTAKPPNPSRLADGVSDAIAAALFDGRISPGEPLPPEGEIAREFGVSKPIAREALRQLTAAGLIFTQQGKVARAKALSGDSMDKIYGYAVRSSLKRLREANEMRRVVETGIARLAAERRDPEGLDIMRQGLAGMLASVQEPSGFTAADILFHLGLAVTTGNYMIRVHMESMRSVQREVSELFSRRANRSDADWRATIDRHQAIYDAIAVGDADLAEQKIREHFEAADIASLEVADKLKDAER
- a CDS encoding Mandelate racemase/muconate lactonizing protein (PFAM: Mandelate racemase/muconate lactonizing protein~KEGG: bbr:BB4687 putative mandelate racemase) translates to MDSVQRSTGQAILISDVVAHPLSQTLPKPTVTSWGTYHKVSMVLVEVRTDAGIVGVGEVLARFSPKAYAELIETSLKPRLIGQDARNIGALWQSMRRSLSGRAGGMLIEAIAGVDIALWDIMGKAAGMPIAKLLGGIGREAIEVYAAAVNWVDDAEADRELERYIGEGFPRIKVKMANPVREACRRIERLRKRAGDDIELCVDANWAYDLDQAIEVGRALSANGYFWFEEPLAPENEQGYVELRKRCDVPLAAGESNFTADQAQRLVANRTLSILQPDVARAGGISETRRMADYAALHDVGYAPHIGMSGIICETASAHLAAALPNFRVMECECDLSPFKRDLADLAPGCLRQKNGRLDVPTRPGLGIEIDWGAVKRLRIQ
- a CDS encoding hypothetical protein (KEGG: sgl:SG0242 hypothetical protein), giving the protein MTTSVPSSTADMMEAMRLAMLRADPALSRFDPLPRILSFDDFSRGHCGWSQLVGNYEDSLDVMLPGFAQHSSAMLSTLGHWDAGSHGGMDSSYALKIATKAKPGAQNVAIKRHTFRKRGPIRFEIFFTFKPEATELKLSETDVRSIGFLFDLQCGDRDGDGERVMPHLRFLNALDGKHLQKWQYKRETTSFTAIGREDKTVSHYHLAPEGWLDLPDGEQRLCYNEIPTKVNWSYMRFDFDLASMKATGLQCNDRNFDVSGFESIRIPAMKNLWCMLNFCLFAETDVAKRAFLYVDSICISGDF